TGTGGTCAGCTCAGatgcaaacaaatacaaaatactgcAGGAGATAAACAGTAAAAGTGTCAGCAGTGTGGAACCATCTTAAAGTTTCTAACAAGCAATTAGCAATAAGACAAGCAATTTTTAAAAGCATATGTTGAAAATATACTGCATTATATTtttaactgttcagtgtttccaCTTCTCACCCTGCAGTACTTGAGTACCAAAGTTAGGGATTTTTGGGAGGGCATGAGAAAAGTTATGAATATGCCTACATCCTTGTGTGGAGTGTAACGTACTTTAAACTGGGGCTCGGCTCTGCGGCGGAGTTTGGCCAAGATGGAGAGCAGAGGTTGGTAAACTGCATCCTCTGTAAgtttatcactgtaacactcccAGCACTCCTGTAGCTTCTTGAAGCCTCGCTCACACATGGAGAGCAGCGACAGAGATACAGCAATATCTGCCCACTGCCGCTCGGTcctgaacaaaaacacaaacagacaagtGTTTATATTTTCTAACTTTAGTGAACCATTGCACCAAAGCATTATAGCTCCTGGAtaaaacattcacatcactactcTACTAAATGATAACAAACTATGTACATATATTCTTTGTAATAAAGTTTTTTAGTAGAAAGGGAAATGAAAACACTGATTTTTGCTACTCACTTTGCAGTTCTGAAACGCTGACAGAGCTTCTCCACCAAGCTCTCCATCTGCCTCTCCTTAGTTATATAGGAAAACAGTTGCCTATGACAAAATGAGTACAATTAATCaattacatatttacaaatatattaacCAAAAATCCAAGCAATACCAAACCAAATACcaaattaattttttacttCATAACAGTGCTGAAGTCCTCCTCTTTCATTCCTCTCTCTGGATCGGACAGCCTACTTATAATGTCTGGCAGCAGATTATAGATGGCATTATCCTGAGAGAGGAAACCAACAACGActaaacaaagaaagagaaataaaaagtacaTCAAGACGTACAACTCACAAATAAGTGCCTACCTTTGCAGCGAGTTCATTGAAAAAGTTGACTCCAAGGTTGTCAATATGTGGCTCAGGGTCAAGCAGGAGTGCAGCAACCTCGCTgacctgacctttgaccttcaTCACATCCTTTAGCACCAACTGAGTCAGAACCGTGATGGCAGTCAGGCGCACCGACACGTTTTCGTCACACAACCTTCACAGACACATCCAATATAGAATGATAAACGACTCGTCACAAAACAACTTGCTGTGTAGTGTGCCAGAGTGCAGACTagaatttaatttcaatttatttgtgtagcgcttttaacaatggatatcgTCTGTCTGTGGGAAcaatagtctgtttcgggtggggaagaaagggaaaaaatggggaagaaggggaaggaagaaaaaagcacacacctaaatatGCAGTAACCTCCTAAAACttataaataatgattaaacaaagaacacattcaaatcaagtcaagtccagaagcttttattgtccttttgaccacatatagctgatgcagtacacagtgaaatgagacaacgtttctccaggaccctggtgctacataaacaacacaacaacatataattacaaaacaacacagagagctaaggacagaaagtaagctgtcctagctacataaagtacatcgtgtgcaacttggtgcaaacagtgcaagacaaaagacagtgcaaagagacaatgcagtacgtatagcagcagttgaataatgtgcaaatacaattcaaataatagATGACATGTACCCTAACAATAAATACAGgaacaaattataaaatagcaatatattaaactataaacaaaagagaaaaataatatttaaacatcaaatatttcaatataaaatagACATATAACTTTGTAAGAATACAAGCgctatatgcaacatatctatattttcttaatttttttgagcaactgCTTTTGTCATCGtctctgtcactggacaataaattctggccttgtcctggctatgtccagttgctgatgtccacactttctgcaagtgtTGGCCTTCCACTCACCTAATGTATGCACGTAGTTGACGTGGCACAGGTGGTTGAATGCTGTTGGAGGAACACGTCTCGGCTGATGGACCATCACGTAGGGTGGAgtgctgctgggctggggagtgctggttGCCGAGGGTCCAGGGTCCATGTCCAGAGTCCGAATGTGGGTTCGGTGTGGGGACCGTGCTTGATAGAAGTGCTGGGCTCGATGGGAACAGCACCAGCTTGCGCCGGTAtgcctaaaacaacatgatgaaaaaaatatacattaacagtctacatatatggcagtaaaatttaagcaatgggtaaagagtttaggagagatatttcagatataatatactgagatatttacataccaaattctcctccataacttgagtgggagaatctgaagaaaagtgatgagtgtccacaggcctgcactggacatttacttatctgtaacattaaaaaaacactgtcagttgACATGCAACCTATAGATTACATGGTATGGCTTtatgtcttttctatacataccctctgttgaggagcaggtctgtccccagctgcagagggacacacacctgtgctggaaaactgccatggcCTTACGAGATTTTTGAGGCTTCAGTAGTCGAACATCTGTGAAAGTTAAATTCAGCAAGCTaaactgaataataattaaatcataatgTACAATAATTCAAAAAATCGAAAcgaattaaaatgaacaacatgCAATTCTGTACAATTACCAGCCCTCTTAGATTGTAAATCGtaaataataacactataataatagtgcactgtgatgtataataacagtaaactatgatgtaaaaaaagcaaatattgGTAAAAAGGGATATAGTTCATTAACAAAAGCATTCCGGATTATAGTATTGGACAAATTTATGTTAGTAATAGAAACTCCATTCACCAATAGCCGAGGAAGACGAGGTGTTACATTATTTTCAGATAAACTCCAAGATATCTGAACTATAGACTGTGGGATAGCTTTGATGATGTTATCATATTGTTTTCtgtcaaataaattaaatttggaACTAAAAGTTTCAAAAGACATTTGTATGACAGACCATACTCCTTTCTCCCACCAGTTTTTGTAGAATATAGATTTGTTCCTAAACACAACATATCTACAGTTCCATAGAGGGACATTATGAGGACTCAAATTATGCTTATAGATCATTTTCCAATAAAGTAAGACCTGTTGATGAAACACTGATAACTTAACAGGGTCATAATCACATCTAAGGAAAAAAATGGATACCTCCAACTTTCATAAATATTTGGCTAGGGATATGAAAccaaaaactattttcatttttcaaaaagGATTTTAGCCAGTTTGTCTTAATCATACCATTAATACACTCAATGTCAAGGGATTTTAGTCCCCCTAACTGTGCTATTTGTGtctttataaattaatttaactAGATTAATAAAGTTTTCTCCAAAACCAAGTAATTCTAAAGTACGAAAATAAATTTGTGTTCAATCATGTCAAAAGCCTTaaaaaatctagaaataaaatgaaacaatctacgattaaataattataatccaGTAAGTCAAGCACAAGTCGTATATTATTGTGAATTGAGCGGCCTTTCAAAAAACCTGACTGTGTCTCTGAAATAATCTGTGAAACTCCAATTTTTAATCTGTTAGCATAAATATGAGTTAAAACTTTAATAGTCATTATTAAGCAGAGTTATGGGCCTTCTTTGAGATTGTCTATTAATTTTGGATTTTTTCCAGGTTTAGGGATGAGAGTGATAATCCCTTGGTTCATAGTAGTCGGAAGAATATGGGATTCAGATATTTCTTTCAACATATGAAAAACAAGGTCTTTAATAAATATCCAAAAATGCCTATAGAAGTTACTCGTCAATCCATCTGAACCAGGCGATTTgtgtaatgataaataattcattGCTTTTTCAAGAAGCGTTTCTTCATCTCAATCTCAGTTCTTCACTGATGTATGTGATATCCCGGAGGTCATGTGATGTCCAGTAAGATGTGTTACCATGGTGAAAGTACACCAGTTTGAAGGATCAGTTACCTTTAGCTCACATCATGTTACTTGATCaatttataatgaatatgttGTTGCTTATATGTGATTTGATGTAATCTAGTTATTGACCCTAACTGTCTGattggggtgggggtgttgaCTTATGAAAGTAGTCATGAACAGTAACTAATGCAGCATCTAGGATTCTTATACCGGAAAATGACAGCAAGGTGCATTAGTTTTGCATAGTTTTGGTCTTTAAATCAATTGTAAACAGGACTTTATTGCTACTATCACAGCAGTCAAGTAAGGTTACTTACAACGGTGATGTACAGGTCCGAGCCGTCCTTACGGAGGTGTTTAATGGCAacctacaaacaaaacaaaaacaaaacacccctGTGAAGTGTAGCAGTGGACAGATGGAAAACTTTCAAAAAGGTGAGGGCGGAAGGTGCGAACAGAACAGTGAAAAAGGTGGGACAAATAACACGTGGGGAAAACAGAAACGAGATCACGTGACCCAGAAATCATAAACACAGGCTTAAAACTAGTGCCGGGATTAATCAAGTTTTATCTAATCTTATCTTAGGGATGCCCTACAATGAAATGACAACCAGAGAAAGTTTTTGGAGAAAGTGCACATGCAAAAATCTGGACAATGCTCATGTCATTAACCTCATTACGCTCTACAGTTCATGTATTGTGTTGACCAGTGCAATCTGCAGGATTTGCACAGGCATTTACCTGCTGTCCATCTTTCCTACGAACACCTTCGTACACTGATCCAAAGCCTCCACTCCCCAGCAGATTTCTGATGGTGTACAGATTGAGATATCTCTgtgctaaagaaaacaaataaaaaaaaagacaaaatgagCCTCGTGTTTGTTGTCctcttctgtgtgtatgtaacgcGCTGAGTTAGCATTAACGTAAGGGATCGCTCGCCTAACTCAAGTTGCAGCAGAAATCACACGAAGCTCACACAGGTCGCATTTCACATCTCgaggggtttttattttttactagcaacagtgttatttatttaaagaagaaaaattaaatgagcaacagaaatgaaaataaaaacatcggAGCCGCACTCATGCTGTACTCGCGGCTCACGTGACTGCAGACTgaccacaacacaaaaaaacaaaatggcgcCCTGCTCTTAAAGGAGCCACAGCTTATTTCACTCGTTACAGGTGAAATGGTCAGTAATAAATCAGTGGTTTATTTcgtgtatgtgttttttatttctttttatacaaCAGCACAATAACTGCTAACCTTATCACAGCATTCTGATCATGGGTAAAAAAAAGCCAGTTGTTACTTATATAAAAAACAGCTTTCGTATCTACCTCAGATATACACTGCGGTCAAAAGAATTGACCACAACATTAACATCCCAGAGTTtccatcattttcttttttctttttcttttcaagcaAAAACCTTTTGCTGTTACTGCTTAACTAGCCTGAAATAGTGAATACTTAAGCATCGGCTAGTCACGTGACTGTCACATGATCGTACTGCACTGAGAGAGTTGTGGTCAGTCAGTATTGTCCTGttcatcatgttcatgtgtttgtcagCTTGATAGGACCATACAAATTTGTGTATCTTATATTAGAGCATTTAAAATTTAGTGCTTTGAGTACAATTCactcacctgttagtgggtgggatatattaggcagtaagtgaacattttgtcctcaaagttgatgtgttagaagcaggaaaaatggacctgtgtaaggatttgaggcagtgtcatgctttgggcaatgttctgctgggaaaccttgggtcctgccatccatgtggatgttgacacgttccacctacctaagcattgttgcagatcatgtacaccctttcatggaaacggtattccctgatgactgtggcctctttcagcagggtaattgtcggaactcagagccccctccgagtggacatatcaccgggtggaatttttagattgtgtctatttctcttagctttccataatcttacccaatgaactcaataaactataaaaacttagccaaaataaaggagatctcagtcagcagatgagaagaagcaggtttctttattcagccatgcagtcaacaacatgcatttatgaagagagcagctggtttTTAAAATCCCTGAGaaattcccctctacttatacccgtttctctaatttaaatatttccagcaatttcccattatattcaatGTATGGCTACATAATTTACATACTTTtgccatttcccattattttcctACTTGtaccgataccgcccctaaattaatATCATCCTCCCCTTGATGACGTCAATTTTTCCTCCTCTCAAGTTTCCCTTGTTTTCAGGCTAAGTCAGCAGATTTCAAGAAAAAATAGCACTTACTTATAAGCGCTGCTTCCTTATCAACTTCATTTGACCGCAGCCTCCCAAGCTGCTTCCTCGGATCATCCCGACCTCATACGCTGCCTTCCACAACTATGTGTAAGTACCCTGACCTCTCCTCTGTGTCATATTGACATTTCTTTATCTGCTTGATCTAAGTTAGATGcgtttgtattttttaaataagccTTCCCATTATGCTGTCTCATATCCTTCCCGCCAATGCTCTTCACTACCATAGACCAAGTCACACTGCCCTAACAGTCTACCACTGCCCTGTCAACCCAAGGCAAGAGTTTCCTCTTGCCTTAGTGCATATCCTGGGCCTTGAGCTTTTAAGCGTTTCACTCTTATTGTCTGCTAAGCTTTATTTAAGATTACATAGTCACACAATATGCACCTCACTCATCCCTATTTTTccttctagctcagtcagcctgCCGTGCTATCTTCCgaagaagtcccaggggtgctctgcgacgctgtCGCCAGTATCGGCTGTCTTGCCTGGCTATTgagcttactggtttcctggaacacctatctgaCACCTCCATCCCCGAGTCCTCTCACCTtactcaccatatcgtgagagatgCCCTCTGTCtcgatcagagcacccaatttcaccccaaaacctgtgatcagtctactcagaccctctactggcattggacacgcactACCTCTCAAGGCATCCAGACTATTGAGATCTCTTctgatgattcttcctctgactcttcttcaccTCCTAACTCTCCTGACGTTCCCCAACGTTCTCCTGGCTTTGTGCCTTTGCTTTACAGTATTCACAATATTCCCCAATCTTCTCCTGTCTATTCGCCTCCagtttctcccactgattactctcccaCTTCTCCTCAGGAACCTGAGGTCCCTTCTTCTACagctgaccctccggtcccactgatcccactggataggctgactgactgagctgtaactcctaatgtttcaataaatttctctttccttcttcctgtctcagtgtggttattacaccAGTATACTAATATTAATGGTTTTGCATGTTTATTATAAAGGTTatacatgattattataaatttgcATTAATCAAAGCCAGCTACTAGTCAATAGCTAAATATTTTGGATAGGTAAACACTACTGATAAGCAGGGTATTGCTATCTTAAAGCTAGGCATATAATTTTCTCCGacataatgcaccgtgccacaaagcccaaatggttcaggaatggtttgatgagcacaacaatgagtttgaggtgttgacttggcctccaaattccccagatctcaatccaatccagcatctgtgggatgtgctggacaaacaagtccgatccatggaggcctcaccttgcaacttacaggactttaaggatctgctgctaacatcttggtgccagataccacagcataccttcaaggatcaagtggagtccatgcctcgatgggtcagggctgttttggcagcaaaagggggaccaacacaatattaagcaggtggtcataatgttatacctgatcagtgtatatgataCTGTATGTAAACGGTTTTAGAAGACGTTTGTTTTTAGCTGGTCAAACAACACGGAAAAATCTGGAAAAGGCGCAGATTAAGATGAAAAAGCTTTTTGATCGCCAGTCTGAAAAGCGTGTATTTAATCCTGGGGATCAGGTTTTGGCATTGCTTCCGTTTGTGGATTCTCCGTTCTGTGCGAAATTTGTGGGACCCTATACTGTTGTGCGTGCACTGTCTGATCTTAATTATGAAATCGCAACtccagacagaaagaaaataacCCAAGTCTGTCATGTAAATTTACTGAAACCTTTTTTCTCCCGCGATTGTCAACCAACTGATGTTAAATCATCCGCTCCGGTTAGTCCTGTGACAGATGGGATGGGTCAGTCTTTGGTATAGGAGAGATTAAGGTTGTAGACGATGCTGTAATACAACCTCGACTGAAAAATTCTGAGACCTTGAAAGATTTCTTGTCTCATTTATCCGTTTTGCAGCAAGCAGAGTTGTCACAGCTGATACGCGAGTTTACGTCATTGTTTGGGGATCTTCCATCAAAAACTCATTTAATAGAGCACGACGTGGATGTGGGTGAtgcttcatctctacatcagcGCTATTATCGTGTCCCTTTTGAAAGACGTCTAAAGTTGGAAATCACCAAACCTGACGCTTTTCCCTCCCGAGAATGGAGGACTGCGTTGACCAAGTGGGCTCGGCAAGGTATGTTAGTAAATTTGATTTACTTAAAGGATATTGGCAGGTGCCTTCGACACCACAGGCACAGGAAATTACTGCTTTTATAACTTCTTCAGGGTTGTACTCCTATTCTGTCATGAGCTTTGGTTTACACAACGCTCCAGCTACATTTCAGAGATTAATGAATCGTGTAGTCTCTGGTTTGGAAGGCTGCGCGGTCTATTTGGACGACGTTATAGTTTATAGCGATAGCTGGGATCAGCACTTCACACGGGTACGAGATTTATTTCGGCGTTTAGTGGAGGCTAATTTGACGGTGAACTTGGCTAAATGTGATTTTGCACAGGCAACGGGTTCTTACTCGGGAAACGAGGTGGGCCAAGGTGTGGTGCGCCCTTTGCACGCTAAAATAAGTACGATAGATAATTTCCCTGCCGGTCAGGTGGGAGCAGGAGCTGTTCTTCTCCAGACTCATTCTGGTGGTATTGGTCACCGTAACTGAAGAACAGATCCTTGAAGAATATCTGAAGTAATCCTGTTCCTAATAAGCACATTAGCattatgtatgtgtgaggtttCACATGCGATGTTTATAAGGAAACTGAATTGAAGCCTGATCACGTTGCCTTGTGCAAGTAAGCTTTCTTATGTTCAGCAGAAAAAGACCTCGGTGTGATTACTGACTCTTTCGTCTTTCATCCGAAGCTCATGTGcacacatggacaaaattgttgctacccttccattaaagaaagaaaaacccacaatggacagtgaaataacttgaaaagtaatgatgaataaaattgtactgaaaattgactaatgaaaatcagacaatGCTTTTGAACTCGAAAAGATTGACACGTTCAACTAAAGTGTGTCCTATAATTAGCATCACAGGTGTCTTCCCACTTGTAGTCAGTCAGTCTGCCTGTTTAAAGGGTGAAAAGTAGTCACTGTGCTGTTTGGTATCATGGTGCGCACCACACTGAACACGGAGCACAGAAAGCTAAGGAGAGAGTTGTCTCAGGAGATTAGAAGGAAAATTATAGACAAGCATGTTAAAGGCCATCtccaaacagcttgatattccTCTGACTACAGTTGCACATTACTCAGAAGCTTAAGGTCCACTGGACTGTGTCCAACCTTCCTGGATGTGACCACAAGAAGAAAATTTATGACAAATTGAAGAGGCagataaccctaaccctaaccctaacgcTAACCCAGCTTAGGCTGGAGTGAAAGTGGAACatgcaacaggacaatgatccatggctaaataagaaaataattggTGCTACAatggaatttatttatatatacacatttatttgtgtatacagtatatacatttatatatacattcatGTTtggttgtttctttctttcgagGGTCTTCAACAGCTCCGCCTTCACTCAGATCCTTCACCAGATTTAAACCATTCATGGCTTAGGATGTCTTCAAATGTGGGCCGACATTCAGGTTCCAAGTCCAGGCACCGATTTATCAGATTGTGGCAACCTGTGTGCAGTGATGAGATATTATAGCTAGCGCTTTGACATTTAGatagatattaatattattcaaaaATCAATTCATCTTGTAATGCCAGTTTCACAAACTTCAGCAGTTCTAAATGGTGATGCTTCTACATTTCCTCACCTTCAGACACGCCGGGAGCGAAGTACATCTTCCTGTAAAAGATGTCGTCCTCATTATGGAAGGGCATGTGTCCGCAGACCAGGTAAAAAAGGAGAACTCCCAGACTCCAAATGGTGGCAGGATATCCGAAATACTCTCCATCGCACACCCACTCAGGTGGAGAGATACTCCAAGTTCCtgagcaaaaaagagagaaggagcacCGTCAGCACTGTTGAAACTTCACTTCGTTCTCTTTGATTCTGTCTCCTACCTATTATGCACTTACCTTCAC
This genomic stretch from Hemibagrus wyckioides isolate EC202008001 linkage group LG08, SWU_Hwy_1.0, whole genome shotgun sequence harbors:
- the LOC131357974 gene encoding condensin complex subunit 1-like; this translates as MKVKGQVSEVAALLLDPEPHIDNLGVNFFNELAAKDNAIYNLLPDIISRLSDPERGMKEEDFSTVMKQLFSYITKERQMESLVEKLCQRFRTAKTERQWADIAVSLSLLSMCERGFKKLQECWECYSDKLTEDAVYQPLLSILAKLRRRAEPQFKAQVEEFEKKLTAVHTKGLEDVENEEREQQLEKQKNTPVPKSARRPTRGRGKSQMDDSDLVTPKTSHARPKTVITFSSDEEEEEEDAVMAESETPKVTTPISRTRRTHLHH